The sequence GAAGGGACCTCAGAAAATTTCTCATTTTTTTAAAAAACAGAATCAGATTTACAAGGAAGGATATCTCAGGTTTTATAGAAAAGTTAAGAAATGACGGGCATAATAGCTCAAGCATAGCACGTTATATCTCCTCAATAAGGTCCTTCTGTAAATATCTGCTTCTTGAAAGATTAATCGATGAGGATCCTTCAGAAAATCTTGAAACCCCGAAAAGATGGTTGAGGCTACCTAAGGCTCTTTCTCTTGAGGAGATAATAAAACTTCTTGAACTTCAGACAGACTCCAGATATTATTTAAGGGACAGAGCAATGCTTGAGCTTATGTATGCCTGTGGTCTCAGGGTTAGTGAAATAATCTCTATGAAAATGGAAGACATGAGATCTGACGGTGGATTTATAAGGGTAAAGGGCAAGGGTTCAAAGGAAAGGATTGTTCCTGTAAGTGAGAGGGCTCTTCATTTTGTGAAAAGATATCTGGAAGAACTGAGACCATTGCTTTTAAAAAATACTTCAGCCCAGGAGATTTTCCTTACAAACAGAGGTAAGGCCATGACCAGACAGAGATTCTGGCAGGCACTGAAGTATTATGGCAGGATTGCCGGAATTGAAATAACACCCCATGTG is a genomic window of Thermodesulfovibrionales bacterium containing:
- the xerD gene encoding site-specific tyrosine recombinase XerD, whose protein sequence is MQDKSKDSRSKKVSCQSAELDKILRSYTDYISTEKGLSQNTVESYRRDLRKFLIFLKNRIRFTRKDISGFIEKLRNDGHNSSSIARYISSIRSFCKYLLLERLIDEDPSENLETPKRWLRLPKALSLEEIIKLLELQTDSRYYLRDRAMLELMYACGLRVSEIISMKMEDMRSDGGFIRVKGKGSKERIVPVSERALHFVKRYLEELRPLLLKNTSAQEIFLTNRGKAMTRQRFWQALKYYGRIAGIEITPHVLRHSFATHMLEGGADLRSLQKMLGHSDISTTQIYTKVSSERLKKTYLKYHPRA